The following are from one region of the Corylus avellana chromosome ca1, CavTom2PMs-1.0 genome:
- the LOC132167127 gene encoding elongation of fatty acids protein 3-like codes for MMTHISSTLHYWLVHHPTILHFSWTQGQTLGSSPLFLTLAVVSYLFFTLLLYHLPLPPINPTLLKPISAVHNVILLIFSLTMSLGCTLSTLSHAPDLHWIICLPPKTPPTGPLFFWAYVFYLSKIVEFLDTLLIIAGKSTRRRLTFLHVYHHAAVVIMCYIWLQTSQSLFPAVLVTNASVHVLMYAYYLSCALGVRPRWKRLVTECQILQFMFSFVALGMMLHYHFTGGGCSGVWGWCFNVAFYSSLLALFLDFHAKNYVKNEYKLT; via the coding sequence ATGATGACTCACATTTCCTCCACCCTCCACTACTGGTTAGTCCACCACCCAACCATCCTCCATTTCTCATGGACCCAAGGCCAAACCCTTGGCTCCTCTCCGCTCTTCCTCACCCTCGCCGTCGTCTCCTACCTCTTCTTCACTCTCCTCCTCTACCACCTCCCACTCCCACCCATCAACCCAACCCTCCTCAAGCCAATCTCAGCCGTCCATAACGTCATCCTCCTCATCTTCTCCCTCACCATGTCTCTTGGCTGCACCCTCTCCACCCTCTCCCATGCGCCCGACCTCCACTGGATCATCTGCCTCCCCCCGAAAACCCCGCCCACTGGACCCCTCTTCTTCTGGGCCTACGTGTTCTACCTCTCCAAGATTGTGGAGTTCCTTGACACCCTCTTGATCATCGCTGGAAAGTCAACGCGGAGACGACTCACGTTCCTCCACGTGTACCACCATGCAGCGGTGGTGATCATGTGCTACATATGGCTGCAGACGTCGCAGTCCTTGTTCCCGGCGGTGCTCGTTACCAACGCGTCGGTGCATGTGCTAATGTACGCCTACTACTTATCGTGCGCACTTGGGGTGCGTCCCAGGTGGAAGAGGCTGGTGACGGAGTGCCAGATATTGCAGTTTATGTTTAGCTTTGTGGCGTTGGGGATGATGCTGCACTACCACTTCACCGGCGGTGGGTGCTCCGGCGTCTGGGGTTGGTGCTTCAACGTGGCCTTCTACTCTTCTCTTCTGGCTCTGTTCCTTGACTTCCACGCCAAGAATTATGTCAAGAATGAATATAAactgacataa
- the LOC132164253 gene encoding uncharacterized protein LOC132164253 isoform X2: protein MVESSCTCSCHSKVGRKRKTRNLATSTVTAPRIRSWKAYCTRSKKYNRPFVPSTPPSKIRKKVLTLTWSENQFPIPPDGFYYLVDSGFPCSKGYLPPYRGERYHLQQFRNSGDLVGFKELFNYRHSSLRMVIERCSSVLKSRFHVQTRMPKYKVARQPILVNACVTLHNYIRLADRDDVFFAHAPPVEPLDGDGLEYGHIFDFSKASSIAMTFLKLPP from the exons ATGGTTGAATCCTCCTGCACTTGTAGCTGTCATAGTAAAGTTGGTCGTAAGCGTAAAACTCGCAACTTGGCCACCTCAACCGTTACAGCACCGAGGATACGATCGTGGAAG GCATACTGTACCAGAAGCAAGAAATACAATCGCCCTTTCGTTCCATCGACACCGCCCTCGAAAATCCGCAAAAAGGTTCTAACAT TGACCTGGTCTGAAAATCAGTTCCCAATACCCCCTGATG GTTTCTATTATCTTGTTGACTCTGGGTTTCCGTGCTCCAAGGGTTACCTTCCACCTTATAGGGGCGAGAGGTATCATCTTCAACAGTTTCGCAACTCAGGGGACCTGGTTGGCTTTAAGGAACTGTTCAATTACCGACACTCGTCTTTAAGAATGGTGATTGAACGATGTTCTAGTGTTTTGAAATCTCGATTCCATGTGCAAACTAGAATGCCAAAGTATAAAGTTGCACGCCAACCAATTCTTGTGAACGCATGTGTTACCTTGCATAACTATATTCGCTTGGCTGATCGTGACGATGTATTCTTTGCACATGCCCCTCCTGTTGAACCACTTGATGGTGATGGCTTGGAGTACGGCCATATATTTGACTTTTCTAAAGCTTCCTCCATAGCAATGACTTTTCTAAAGCTTCCTCCATAG